One Bacillus sp. 1780r2a1 DNA segment encodes these proteins:
- a CDS encoding VOC family protein, whose translation MKIKTEGISEVVLEVQSMERAVQFWSNQLGFPIVEQWGYDNGQFVEELNEVWATWLYVGGPTRLGLWLPRMFSKADQKMKQRSVSSWQNLYDEGGIHVHLALHVQKQHFEGALTVLKQERIEMKVMKEANETRVYFKDTESNIIEFYTKSMAKDYAKKVAEN comes from the coding sequence ATGAAAATCAAAACAGAAGGAATATCAGAAGTTGTTCTTGAAGTACAGTCAATGGAACGAGCCGTGCAGTTTTGGTCTAATCAGCTTGGTTTTCCAATCGTGGAACAATGGGGATATGATAACGGACAGTTTGTCGAGGAATTAAATGAAGTTTGGGCAACATGGCTCTACGTTGGAGGCCCAACAAGGCTAGGACTCTGGCTTCCTCGTATGTTTTCAAAAGCTGATCAGAAGATGAAGCAGCGAAGTGTTTCGAGCTGGCAAAATCTTTATGATGAAGGTGGTATTCACGTTCATTTGGCTCTACACGTGCAGAAGCAACATTTTGAGGGTGCGCTTACGGTTTTGAAACAGGAGCGTATCGAGATGAAGGTAATGAAAGAAGCAAATGAAACAAGAGTGTATTTTAAAGATACGGAATCAAATATTATTGAATTCTATACAAAATCAATGGCCAAAGATTACGCAAAAAAAGTGGCAGAGAACTAG
- a CDS encoding ornithine cyclodeaminase family protein, whose product MLLLNEKMIRELYTMKDCIRDVEQGFRYGTEGKAKAPVRLSLAHEKKQAETLYMPSYVEPVDYTAVKVVSIFPENANEGKKVLQGMILLTNALTGEHVALLDASYLTVLRTGASSGVATKYLARNNAKVCAVLGCGTQSIGQVQAMMEVRSLEQILLYNRTVKKAYALKDEIKALYPTWSGDITVVNDADQAVQGADIVICSSKSSTPLFNGSLLRPGTHVNAIGSYQPHMQEVDVETLLKSDKVVVDTYEGAMHEAGDLLVPIDQGLWEATAIYGELGEIVCERKGGRTAEEEITFYESVGIAYLDTMVAKSVYEKAVELGIGTTFEF is encoded by the coding sequence TTGTTGCTTTTAAATGAAAAAATGATTCGAGAGCTTTATACGATGAAAGATTGTATAAGAGATGTAGAACAGGGGTTTCGATATGGAACAGAAGGGAAAGCGAAAGCACCTGTAAGATTATCATTAGCTCATGAAAAGAAGCAAGCAGAGACGCTTTATATGCCTTCTTATGTTGAGCCTGTTGATTACACAGCTGTTAAAGTTGTGAGCATTTTTCCTGAAAACGCAAATGAAGGAAAAAAAGTATTACAAGGAATGATTCTATTAACCAATGCGCTAACTGGAGAGCATGTGGCCCTCCTCGACGCGAGCTATTTAACAGTTTTGCGGACAGGCGCATCAAGTGGTGTTGCAACGAAGTATCTCGCACGAAATAATGCTAAAGTCTGCGCTGTTTTAGGATGTGGTACCCAATCTATCGGTCAAGTTCAAGCAATGATGGAAGTGAGAAGTTTAGAACAAATTTTGCTATATAACCGTACAGTGAAAAAAGCATATGCGCTAAAAGACGAAATAAAAGCACTGTATCCTACATGGAGTGGTGATATTACAGTTGTAAATGACGCAGATCAAGCTGTTCAAGGAGCGGATATTGTTATTTGTAGTTCAAAGTCCTCGACGCCTTTGTTTAATGGCAGCTTACTTCGACCAGGTACTCATGTAAATGCAATTGGCTCATATCAGCCACATATGCAGGAAGTTGATGTTGAGACACTTTTAAAAAGCGATAAAGTGGTTGTAGATACGTATGAAGGAGCTATGCATGAAGCTGGAGATTTACTTGTTCCTATAGATCAAGGGCTGTGGGAGGCTACAGCTATTTACGGAGAGTTAGGAGAAATTGTATGTGAACGTAAAGGAGGACGCACAGCTGAGGAAGAGATTACATTTTATGAATCAGTTGGCATTGCTTATTTAGATACGATGGTGGCAAAAAGCGTATATGAAAAAGCTGTTGAGTTAGGAATAGGGACAACATTTGAGTTTTAA
- a CDS encoding poly-gamma-glutamate hydrolase family protein yields MRDVYQTFQELSQCERAGIDYEIECIIRKKDIVVLAIHGGTMEEGTLEIARELAQEVKGTFYAFKCLKEEDPFELHVTSTHYDEELARSLVNQSDITISFHGARGTKREIYIGGRDESLASRVEEFLTPQFIVSEPPAHLRGVSPDNIANDNTRHQGLQLELTVPQYDELLTNVEKKHSFLESLVKAIKESE; encoded by the coding sequence GTGCGAGATGTATATCAAACGTTTCAAGAGTTATCTCAGTGTGAGCGAGCTGGAATTGACTATGAAATTGAGTGCATCATTCGTAAGAAAGATATTGTTGTATTGGCAATTCACGGCGGTACAATGGAAGAGGGTACACTTGAAATAGCAAGGGAATTAGCGCAGGAAGTCAAAGGGACGTTCTATGCGTTTAAATGCTTGAAAGAAGAAGATCCTTTTGAATTGCATGTAACATCTACTCATTACGATGAAGAGCTGGCAAGATCATTAGTCAATCAGTCAGATATAACTATTTCATTTCACGGTGCACGTGGTACGAAACGAGAGATTTATATAGGAGGACGAGATGAATCTCTTGCGTCTCGCGTAGAAGAATTCTTAACACCACAGTTTATTGTCAGTGAACCTCCTGCTCATTTAAGAGGAGTTTCGCCAGATAATATTGCAAATGATAATACCCGCCATCAGGGACTTCAGTTAGAATTGACTGTGCCTCAGTATGATGAACTATTAACTAACGTAGAGAAAAAGCACTCTTTTCTTGAATCACTAGTCAAAGCAATTAAAGAAAGCGAATAG
- a CDS encoding MHS family MFS transporter, which produces MKETGVERKTANRALIASLIGSSIEWYDYFLYGTVAALVFSKLYFPSDDPTVGLMLAYASFAIPFFIRPLGGVIFSHIGDKIGRKKTLVMTLSLMGIATILIGLLPTYETIGIWAPILLIFLRLVQGLGIGGEWGGALLLAVEYAPENKKGFFGSIPQMGVTIGMLLGTLSISLMTLLPDEAFLAWGWRVPFILSAVLVFLGLWIRNGLDETPAFKQAKETGNIAKVPIVDTFKYHWRSVLIAVGAKFVETAPFYIFSTFIISYATGILSFEQSAALNAVTIATLVTTILIPIMGRWSDSIGRKPLYIAGTVAMILYAFPYFYLLSQGSVLLLTVATIIGLGLIWSPITAVLGTMFSEIFSTNVRYTGVTVGYQLGAALAGGTAPLVATALLSAYNNSFVPVALYIIVTAIISLVTVLFVKEKKNKVVEDKQNIDFTQS; this is translated from the coding sequence ATGAAGGAAACAGGTGTTGAGCGGAAAACAGCAAACAGAGCATTAATTGCAAGTTTAATTGGAAGTTCAATTGAATGGTATGACTACTTTTTATATGGGACAGTTGCAGCGCTCGTATTTAGCAAGCTGTATTTTCCATCCGATGATCCAACTGTAGGGCTCATGCTAGCCTACGCATCGTTTGCTATTCCATTTTTTATTCGGCCGCTTGGAGGGGTAATCTTTAGTCATATTGGTGATAAGATTGGACGGAAGAAAACACTTGTCATGACGCTGTCATTAATGGGGATTGCAACCATTTTAATTGGTTTGTTGCCTACATACGAAACAATTGGAATTTGGGCTCCAATCCTTTTAATTTTTCTTCGATTAGTGCAAGGCCTTGGTATTGGCGGAGAGTGGGGCGGAGCGTTGCTATTAGCAGTTGAATACGCACCCGAAAACAAAAAAGGCTTTTTTGGCAGTATTCCTCAAATGGGTGTGACAATTGGAATGTTGTTAGGAACGTTATCGATTTCACTGATGACACTTTTACCAGATGAAGCTTTCCTAGCATGGGGCTGGCGTGTTCCATTTATATTAAGCGCTGTACTGGTCTTTCTAGGTCTTTGGATTCGAAATGGTTTAGATGAAACCCCAGCATTTAAACAAGCGAAAGAAACAGGAAACATTGCAAAAGTTCCAATTGTAGATACATTTAAGTATCACTGGCGCTCTGTATTAATTGCTGTAGGAGCTAAATTTGTTGAGACTGCTCCATTTTACATTTTTTCAACATTTATCATTTCCTATGCAACGGGTATTTTATCTTTTGAACAAAGCGCAGCTTTAAATGCTGTAACCATAGCAACACTTGTTACGACAATTTTAATTCCTATTATGGGAAGATGGTCTGATTCGATTGGCCGTAAGCCGCTATACATTGCTGGAACAGTTGCCATGATTTTGTATGCATTTCCATATTTTTATTTACTTTCACAGGGGTCCGTCTTGCTGTTAACAGTTGCAACCATTATCGGATTAGGGTTGATTTGGAGTCCTATTACTGCGGTTCTTGGGACAATGTTCTCTGAAATCTTTTCAACAAATGTTCGATACACGGGGGTAACGGTTGGTTATCAGTTAGGCGCAGCCTTAGCAGGAGGAACAGCTCCCCTTGTGGCTACAGCTTTACTAAGCGCTTACAACAACTCGTTTGTTCCGGTGGCTCTGTATATTATTGTGACGGCTATCATTTCACTTGTGACGGTTTTATTTGTAAAAGAAAAAAAGAATAAAGTAGTGGAAGACAAACAAAATATTGATTTTACACAATCATAA
- a CDS encoding glycosyl transferase family 2, whose protein sequence is MIENYKRIEIKKHQLYDVDLLNNKPYVLAIEWDGVLYEFLIKLKESSSNMILLGSGAGAKQEHPQGPPYFQRHSWMDLFDASVIYYNDPTLYLGPLSLGWGQGTKERFYLQEISVLLKEILEKLHIPLLKVTCYGSSGGGFMSLILAGYLKGAKAVVNNPQTCLTKWLKTPVRNVFSLSYPDMSQEEVVQTFHERINVLAFYQKIGYVPPIDYLQNAASEFDMLNHLIPFLSGLHALSDDCEVHEIKVILNYNKKQGHAALGKQETVDYLSQKK, encoded by the coding sequence TTGATTGAAAACTACAAACGTATTGAAATCAAAAAGCATCAGTTATATGATGTTGATTTGTTGAATAACAAGCCGTATGTCCTTGCAATTGAGTGGGACGGCGTATTATATGAATTTTTAATCAAGCTAAAAGAAAGCTCTTCAAACATGATTCTATTAGGCTCTGGTGCAGGCGCTAAGCAAGAACACCCGCAAGGCCCTCCTTATTTTCAGCGTCATTCATGGATGGATCTATTTGATGCATCGGTTATTTACTACAACGACCCTACTTTATATTTAGGTCCTCTCTCTTTAGGATGGGGGCAAGGAACGAAAGAACGGTTTTACCTTCAGGAAATCTCCGTGTTGCTAAAAGAAATCTTAGAAAAATTACACATACCTCTCCTAAAGGTCACCTGTTACGGTTCATCAGGAGGAGGCTTTATGTCCCTCATATTAGCCGGCTATTTAAAAGGTGCTAAAGCAGTTGTGAATAATCCGCAAACATGCTTAACAAAATGGCTTAAGACTCCCGTTCGCAACGTATTTTCCTTATCTTATCCAGATATGTCACAGGAAGAAGTGGTTCAAACGTTTCATGAACGAATTAATGTCCTAGCATTTTATCAGAAAATTGGTTACGTCCCCCCCATTGATTACCTTCAAAATGCAGCCTCAGAATTCGATATGCTAAACCACCTTATCCCTTTTTTATCAGGCCTTCACGCACTAAGCGATGATTGTGAGGTTCATGAAATTAAAGTGATATTAAACTATAACAAAAAACAAGGACACGCCGCTTTAGGAAAGCAAGAAACTGTAGATTATTTATCTCAAAAAAAATAG
- a CDS encoding FCD domain-containing protein gives MKKRKKQLNHEIVAEEVKRYIKVNALKKGESLPSIADLATEFSVSRTSIREGLRVLEALHVVEIVNGKGVLVKDVEGHRIQTRITIKDKKQFLLDLCDVRRGLEGRAAELAAELATEAQLQKMSKHLAVFEKLRTLNEDTAEADLLFHRTLYEASHNLILCQIINSVYDSFYESWHFPFDLATIFEDTYHLHEELFCAVKEKKPKEAREKVNQLIDVVESAIRQLL, from the coding sequence ATGAAAAAAAGGAAAAAACAGTTAAATCATGAAATCGTTGCAGAAGAAGTGAAAAGATATATTAAAGTCAATGCTCTCAAGAAAGGGGAGTCATTACCATCTATTGCTGATCTCGCAACAGAGTTTAGTGTGAGCCGAACGAGTATTCGTGAAGGTCTACGTGTGCTGGAAGCATTACATGTCGTTGAAATAGTAAATGGAAAAGGTGTATTAGTTAAAGACGTGGAGGGCCATCGTATTCAAACTCGTATAACCATAAAGGATAAAAAGCAATTTTTATTAGACCTTTGTGATGTTCGCCGAGGATTAGAAGGGAGAGCGGCGGAGCTCGCAGCAGAACTAGCAACAGAGGCTCAGCTTCAAAAAATGAGCAAGCATTTAGCAGTTTTTGAAAAGTTACGCACTTTGAATGAAGATACAGCAGAAGCTGATTTGCTTTTTCACCGAACGCTATATGAGGCTTCTCATAATCTAATTCTCTGCCAAATCATTAACTCTGTGTATGACTCTTTTTATGAATCTTGGCATTTTCCTTTTGATTTAGCGACAATCTTTGAAGATACCTATCACCTACATGAAGAATTATTTTGTGCAGTAAAAGAAAAAAAGCCTAAAGAAGCACGAGAGAAAGTAAATCAATTGATAGATGTCGTCGAATCGGCAATTAGACAGCTCTTGTAA
- a CDS encoding multidrug efflux SMR transporter: protein MQAYLFLALAITAELFGTSMLKASQGFTKLWPSIGVIVGFGIAFYSLSASLQQIPLSIAYAIWSGVGTAITAIIGVVIWKESGSISMVIGITLIIAGVVILNLKSFAH, encoded by the coding sequence ATGCAAGCCTATTTATTTTTAGCACTTGCTATTACAGCAGAACTTTTTGGAACATCCATGTTAAAAGCATCTCAGGGATTTACGAAACTTTGGCCAAGCATTGGTGTAATTGTTGGGTTTGGAATTGCGTTTTATTCACTCTCTGCTTCACTTCAACAAATCCCACTAAGCATCGCTTACGCAATCTGGTCAGGAGTAGGAACTGCTATTACAGCTATTATCGGTGTTGTCATTTGGAAGGAAAGCGGCAGCATCTCAATGGTCATTGGCATTACGTTAATTATTGCAGGGGTTGTTATTTTAAATCTAAAATCATTTGCACATTAA